The following nucleotide sequence is from Aedes aegypti strain LVP_AGWG chromosome 3, AaegL5.0 Primary Assembly, whole genome shotgun sequence.
TTCAACTAACGGTCAAAATAACAAAaggaaacagaaaaacaaaaaccATATGTGATTGGTACGAACTTTGTTGCAGTTTGTTATTACATTAGATTTCTCTTCTTTCTGCACAGTTATCTCATCTCGATACTACGTATGTTTTCAGATAATTTCTCTGCTTCTCCACTCGCCGTTTACAGTTTTCTTCTAGGTTTTCACAATGTTCACGTTCCCCGttgcaaatcgaaaaaaaaaaccgacggGTGGAACAATCATGTTTTTTGCCTTGTTCTACACTTTTCTCAACGGGGAAAGGAGTCTACTTAAAACCACTAACAAGAAACGCGAAACCCGCACAAAAATGGTTGTAATTGTAGTTAACTAAATAAAcaacaataataattattaatttaaaacataaaataatagaTAATAAGAACGAAGGGGGACGATCGAAAACAGATGGGAGAAAAAGGGGGATGGGGTTtaatagtagtagtagtagtagtagctGTACAGCAGTGCGTTCGGTAAAACATAGCTACTTTGAATCACAATTTTAACGCTAAATCGAAGTTTAGGCAAAACAACACACCGCGCGAGGATTAGTTTGCCATGTGTGTTCCGAAGgatttttgaattattattgCTGTCGTCATAAGAAGGGGGAAGGACTGCCCGGCAAACTCTGAACTGGTCCTCGTTTGCTGTTCGGACTATTCTCGTGTGggggaaaatttgattttcccctTTTGCCTTCAGTTTAGTTGTTCGTGCTTCACGACAATCGCGATCCGTTGTTGCAACCTCCATGTTATCAAACTTGAATGAACCTGTCCTAAAATGTTTCTTCACAGACTATTAGTTTATTATTCAGAAAATACTTGgctcaaaatattctatcggtgaaccgacaattctcacctcacgccactcgtagagtAAGCCCAAACATGATTTGTCGGATTTCAACGATAAAATATTTCGAGCCAATGATTTTCCCAACGATTATAAACTTAAACCCTGGCGAAGGAAATTTTTGAGGTTCGTTCAAGTTCGAGATAATAATGTGGGTTCCAGAGGGATGCGTGTGTCgaaattcaagttttcaagGGGTTTCTACTGGATTTTTCTCACTAGCTAAAATTTAAAGCATGATGCCGTTCCAACAACGATACTGTGGTGTAGTTTgcatttttcttcttttcatACGTTTTTTCCAAGGAAAGACTTTCGCGTTTCACTATCTCACTGTCCCTTTACTTAGGCTAAATGTAGTTCTCACTAAACACAACATAAATTATATAGTCAACCCTATACTCTTCTTTTCTAATGAAGGGGTATTATTTCAAATAAGTGTTTTGATCGAAAAGAAAGAACAAAATAGGAAGCTGCTTTCCGCATCAACACAGTTTGTTTGGTTGGTTGTtctgttcgtttttttttcaattgtgtAGTATTGTGTCTTCCTAGCATTTGTTGCTTTGCTGTCAGGttttgtgtaactttttttggGATATAATTGGATTGGTTTTTGTCTTATTTCTTACTTGATTTGTTTTCTAGTTTTTTGTTCTTTGTTCAACTCTTTAAGAATTAGAATTTTGTTGTGGATTCTCTCATTTTAtggtttcttttttttctgcttttttcatctcttcgttttttttttttgttaggggATAAATCACATTTCGGTCAGAGATTGGTTTGAAGCTGCAAGGCTCCGCAGCACGCAGCCCCGCCCAGCAGGAAAATGGTACCGGCCCCGGCGCCCACACTAGCCGTCCAACGTATCCACTATGCCGTTGTCTGGGTGTTGGAGGTCTGCTGGGTGCTGCCACCACCGCCATAGCCGACGCCACATCCGATCACACCGACGCTTCCGGTACTGCTGCCACTTCCACCTCCTCCCGGACCACACGTCTGCATCATTTGTTCTTTATTACTACTAGAAACATTATGACTATTATTTACACTGCCCGATTCTAACGGTTGTTTGCAGATTGGCTGCGCCGTCGCATCGCCATCTATGAGCGAGTGCAGCGTCGCGACGCCACTATCACTACTGCTGCTATTATTGTTCTCCACACAGGGTCCTCCTGCTCCTCCGGTGGCCATAACCGACGCCGAGGCGCTCGCACTGGCACCGGTCGAGGCCGTCGTCGCTGTGGACGTGGCCGACACCGATCCACTGTCCGCACTGTTGCTGCTGGCCGCCGCCAGAGACTGCTGTTGGCTCGTGCTGCTTCCGGTGCTGCTGGTGCCGGACGAAGGTACTGGATCGTCGGTTAAACGTAAAGCGATTTCTAGATCACGTAAAACTTCGGTTTCTTTGGGTTCTATTAGATTGAAACGCCTGGAAGAGGAAACACATGTGGATTAGTAACACGCTCACGGTTGAAACCgttattaattaaattaatttaattaaagaattaaattaattaaagaaAATGTCCATCAATATGGCACCCAAAAATATCAATCTTTTGTGTTTAGGCCAGCGAACTTTTGACCCACACTTGATTCAAATCTTGTCCCACCAAtggagcaaaagttcgttgAAAACAAGCAATTTGAAAACTGTTAACCTGTCtgttaacctttacgttaccagcctccgacaaggcattttcaaatagctgccatttcgtcaattcccattcgatttttttgaaaccaccgtcagtttactttaaaaaggtttcagttatttgtcattGAGGGAGAATGCTGGATTcagaaccatgccggagatattccggattgtactggggtcacgagggtgccaCATTAGGGAAATGTGAtcaattttgtatttattgcagttacaacactgatttttttatgtagAATATAAGATAATGATctattgtcatcatttcaacataattcaAACAAGTAAACCGTTCCGGAACATGGTAGCCAGTTCTGCCAGGAccagtttggggacatttccgtttcatgtccaaaacataccgtgcgaagtctcaatcttcatgaattcgaggGAACTTGTAAATAAACgaagatttggccactccagagcaatACAATTTGAATTGAGGCGAATGAACTGGCTTATTGAGTtttaagcttcaaaaataaaaaaataaaaataaaatgcatgAAGAATTTGTAAGTAAAACCTTTGCGGATAATAAGCATGAGctcaagcatagatgaccgcttcgtagttgcactccgtgattgatcggagcAGTCGAagatgcacagagatttaatgaatggggcttgggattagcgaTCCATTCTCAAAGAGCACGAATCGAGAGTTCAAAGActgaatatacctctgcatctcctcaATTGTCTTGGAAAGTACATTGGGTTAGTGGGTGTTTCCGGTCCCATCGCTCGCTTCAGCTGGGGCAAGCAGTACAATCGATGGACCAAACATTTATGAATGGATTACACCACTGATTTCTATTGCATTTTCTATTGCTCACAATCGATGGACCGAACACTAATCTGTAGGAAAACCCTTTGCGGGTAATAGATGAAATCTCGAATGGGTTCCAAATaagatacagtgatacctccattagtcgatgtttcatgactcgatatcgactcatggaaccatattgaaaacaatatttcatggttactatgatggttccCTTAaacggctttccaagtcatttgtttccacgactcgatatttccatgagtcgatggtcccttgagatatcgactcatggaggtttgactgtaattGCTGGCTAGATTATTgcttaatttctgatgaaatccttaacaTATTCTAAGCCAAATTTTAATTCTGTCGCACGTGGAATTCCTCCATTCATGAATAGGCGGTACGATTGACTGAaccgacgtttggtcgaatttaCTCTAATTTACGGGCAATAGGTTGTTCTTTTTTATActgttaaaacaattattaagtcgagtctagtacacgacactgaagacggccttacagttgaggtcgaaatacgcgtatctgtcaaaggatacaaactctagtggaattaaatggtatagtactaaattcgggttacTTAATTATTGGCAGTAAATATGCCAAAGGTTAGTAAGTCAAAGGGATTTAATAAATCATAAGACTGTTTTTATTGTGTATTCATGAGGAGTTTCAAAGGAAGTGTGCCGTGCTTCAAATCGGACGCGAAAATGTTTTTACTGccgtcaaattgaaaaaaaaaacagatcatCCCGGTTTTAATATCTATTAATATTAGAATACAAGTGTTTCGTTTAAAAAGTGATAGTGGAAAAATTTAAGAATGGAAAAGTGTTCTAGGTACTGTGAATCAAATGCTTTTTGGCTGCCCCATGCTTTGCAACGAACCGTCCGGAATTGACATGGAACACAGGGTTTCAGAGAaccaatccggtgagtttgctCCAGTTTGATACATTTTCTTTTGTAAGATTTAAGGATCGTATTTTTTTTGTGCGTTGTGGAATTTCCGGTCGTTTCTTGaacgaaaaatgttttttccgagtttgatattttttttcggttcgcgtgttctGTCCGGGCAGGAGTAGTGTTAGATTCGTTGAATCTGATGCATGATCCTTGTGGGCGAGCGTCGCAATCCGGATCCATtgggtcgtatgaataaaaatcgttgaactttactacatgtagcatctattcaaaaacaaaatccacaaagtttactacacttttggtatgaataaaaaacttttcgaacatgtagtacttttactttcgaacatgagcagtgactgaagctgcacgttaagaaatttccattcagagtgcagagtgattctgcacttaaagaacaatctattcagagtgacgcttaaaattaatacaatcatgcatatgaagaaaatgcatggaatctaatcgattacgcgacaatttgcacaaatcatgaaggtgctgttatttgacaagatttgtagtgtaattttgcgattagtctggtattctctttatgtctatgattttatgatgacggtacatcaaagaattttctgggtggttttcggcattcgccaacgccagtgattgatgattttttaaatactagtctaacatctatgaagagatcttgagataacagctggaaccacatattttctagcaccagtagagattctggtgaaattgcggtagaattgtgatgctccccgtgtgttttcttaacagcatgttgaattccggaagttctaagtgtttctgtgatattctcgttattttggtggggtttctgagagtatccttggaatgtctagaacttagaatgtcgagatttttatgggaattgtagtgattccattggtagtctttagaattcaatgaggatctcccctaaaacaccagggttccctttgaaaatattaaaattcttatcgatttcacaaaaaaaaaacccattgaaatctataaaatatttaccgacattcaaaacgtttatattaaagctttgctttgaaattccaacggaactggagatcaactgAATCTTAaaagtttttacaataattacaaagattgatttgCAGAATATTTGTATTCACATAATAATTCGcagtagagtgtccatcccgggacatcccgggacaaaaaatcccgggattcaaCCAATTTCGGGatatcccgtttcccgggatatttGTTcggacatcccgggaatcccgggattcccgaaatttAGGTACCAACCActgaatttcaatgaaaaacaattacatttttttcactataaagccttatttgataaaatagaaaagcataatgaaaaagagaataaacgagtaatttttttaatggaaagatcaatgttttaatgcttttctcCTCAACATTAGCCGTTTTTATAAGCCTAGGCTGAGAAAGcatatttgaaagtacacctaaacttcagtcaataattttcagtgatCAACTTTAACATAATATTCTATGATATCTTTAAAATAATCTGTAGCACATCCGTATTTATTAAatctaattattgttttctgttaagtaatttcttcagaataaaAAACAGAAAGTCATATATGAAATGTGATTATTGTTGTAATAACATAATATCTCTGATTTGTTAAATGTTAATTATATCTtggaagttttattttattggaaaaaccattgtattgttgaatttgtactTATATTGCAACCAAAATACTagttttattaataatttgagaaatcccgggatcccgggatttcccgggacaagcctagatttttgtcccgaatcccgggacgagcgaaatggccgggaaatggacactctaattcgcaggaatcccaccgaaATCTCAtagatttttacagaaataccgtcccacagaattccaagagattaatattcggaatcccattctcaccccaattctagagtttttaccagattcctaatatttccgcaatattcccagaatggtatttaaactttcagaattatcataaaaaatacgacatccctatcggaatctcaaagttcctacaggaattccggaattcaaaaggaaatctgagatgtcagaatttacacgtaaaattcagaattacattataaatatctgaattcccaccgacatcctaaaattcctagaaaataacataattatcgtaatgccagaattcacacggttattacaaattgctactgccggtaatcttaccggaatctcagcattggcggggcgaatgttttcgtaacctcagaattcctaagcaaaactcaaatacCATCCGatttatcaaaactcatatcgttttcccatgatttttactcaaaagtaaattattccattcaattccgcaatctcaaagcatgtgtagcaacctttgaagctaactaccagtagctttgtagtaaatgctacctttattcatagcaatgcgttgtttgtagtatgttcgaaaggtgtagaaaggaaaatgacacaaacatgttccactcgtgttccacatatagcgtttactaccgagaatgtagtaaactcaactttactacattttattcatacggcccaatggatccaacactactgacgcgtttgtttttcttttttttttcaccggcacacttcgttttttctttCGCGAAACGCAAACCGGACACAATGCATGCTCCtcgtgggcgagcgacggaatccggatccattgtggccggttcgcgttgcgcggaagaaaaaacgaaatgcgccggagtaaaaaaaaaacgcgtcagtagagtttgatacgttgaacctgttgtatgctcctgtcgagcgagcaacgaaatcagtatcgtgtccggtttgcgtagtaaccgcactatcagtgtcggtcattcgtgtatatgctcacgtattcatttcgaattatatatttatcgtttaccaaaacgaatcctttcccatatccaaactcccagtgttttcttgtggaagtgcagaggactcctcggcttctgtaaagcaagtaacacgtcaacatttctctcccattcccaaattgacctgcattcggacgcagccggcgcacagtgggacgaaatcaaaaaaagtgagacatgtgtgtttgtgctgaaaccattgggtttagcgtttcgacatgttctacaaagtttcatcatttgttgagtacttgatttagacactgaaaaaaaattcacttgaagtgatatacactgagaaaaaaaaataattgttttaattattgtcaaaattgaaaattgtctaagaaagtattgtaggcaacatcattttttgaaagtttgtcgaagacaggaaagctctatctcctacactgacgaagttagggggtaaaaatgatgggtacccccttaaaactcatattttctccataatatgaatttttacatttttacaatgttctacaatgtttaaggtgctgtaaaaatatacatttttgccgaagacactgaagcgctagctctcccttttgaagatttacgaacgattgtctgattttttcacatcaaatttaagtgtgcatatcTTGAAAAGTTGCAAGTAGTAGCAGCTAATAATAGCAGTACGGATAATTGCGGGGTCAAGCGGGGCTCATCgaattttgtttaattgaaaattgtatttcccattattaatatatattttttgcagttttttatGTATGAGGTATAGTTTTTAAGTATTGTTTTCATATTGCTatggaatttttaatgtttgccCATTTTAAACGATGATAAAATGTTATGTTTTacagtttttgtcaaaatttgaacagttatattttttaaagtaatatttattttttcttgtatcTGACAACATTTTTATAAGTGTATCAAAGAGCTTAATACCGCTATAAGAATAAAATCAACTGATCAACTGattcaaatgtataatttcATTGTATATACTACAATCTTAGtagtaaaaaataattgaattgcactcctaagaacattaaaaaatagaaagatacaaatttgttttaatagCTATCAATGACATTGCTTGGATATCTATTATAGCGCTGTATATCTGTATATGTATTGATTTCCtaaatttgcaaaattacaaAAAGTGACAGACGGTATCTAGCATAGGGACAAAATTGAGTATTTAAGGATTAATAAAACTGTGTTTAACTATTAATAAGCCTGATAcccttgaaaaaattaaataattttcacGGAAAAAACAACTTTTCCTCTATAGCCGTGTCAAATTGAAACTTGAACAGtaaacattataaatttgcCGTTAGTACAATGGGCCAAGTgttaaatattataacaaaacataaaaaataacagatagaaaaaaaaaaaacattaattaaaatttagaaTACATACATTTATTCAtaggaaatacaattttcaattaaacaaactGCGATGAGCCCCGCTTGACCCCACAATTATTCGTACATATATAAAAAGGGTATAGGTTGAGGAACAGCATGATGCTAAAATTAGCTGCTACTACTTGCAACTTTACAAgatatgcacacttaaatttgatgtgaaaaaatcacaaaatcgttcgtaaatcttcaaaatggagagctagcgcttcagtgtcttcggcaaaaatgtatatttttacagcacattaaacattgtagaacattgtaaaaatgtaaaaattcaaatttagaagttatgAAGAAAATAAGAGTTTTAAGGGGGTACCCATCATTTTTACCCCCTAACTTCGTCAGTGTAGGAGATAGAGCTTTcctgtcttcgacaaactttcatgaaatgatgtcgcctacaatactttcttagacagttttcaattttgactataattaaaaaagttatttttttttctcagtgtatatcactttaagtgaaatttttttcagtgtctaaattaagtactcaacaaatgatgaaactttgtagaacatgtcgaaacgctaaacccaatagtttcagcacaaaaacacatgtcccactttttttgatttcgtcccactgtgcggcgCCGGTATtgattattataataatgagagcaccaatacttacacattgaggatgctactgatcccgagtagtgtctgttggttccctgtgtaagtacagctgttcttgcaataacggagtagcaactgcgggcggtcaatcatgctcatgctcatgctcatgtatTCATGAGGAgtttcaaagcgaattccttttatgtttttatcaacaaatttttCTTGAGAACCCTGAGtaattaatagaaaattttcttcgaagtttACTATAGATTATTGGTAACATTCTAGCCAAAGCCTTTTTAGGATTCTTGTTGGATTTCTGATGATGTTCGAAACAAAGTTCTGGTGGATTCATTGTTAGTTTTCTTCTCAGCTTTCTGCTGAGTTTTAACTAGTTGCACTGTGCATTCCTGGCGTATTCATGAAGATCTGCATAAcacattttccaaaaatcgtGGAAAACATGTGTCAAATTACggaatacagtgatacctccattagtcgatgttccatgactcgatttcgactcatggaaccatattggaaacaaaatttcatggttactatgatggttccctcaaacggctttccaagtcatttgtttccacgactcgatatttccatgagtcgatggtcccttgagatatcgactcatggaggtttgactgtattttcaaaaaaaggttttcGGTGAAACCTATTCTTTCTGCTCTGGAGTAGCCAGATCTGTTGGTAGCGAGGTcattcttcatttattgacatattttttccttcaaataaCGGTAATGTCATAAAATAGGCCTTTCTGGAACCTGTACGTGATGCTCAGTAGTGGAAACACAGGGTCTATTCCTCATTAATTGATATGTTCtgtcgaattcatgaagattgaaacGTTGCACAAtaggttttggacatgaaactgaATTGTCCCATAAAAGGCCTTGGCGGAACCAGTACCAGATGCTGAAGAGTGACCTAATTAGTTGATACCTAGTTCATACTTCattaattgacatgttctttcgaATTCACGTCACACGGTTTGTTATGgataaaaaacataaacatcTCCAAGGAGGTTCTGGTGGAACCTGTGCTTGAAGCTATGGAGAGGCCACATCACATGTTAAAAAGTtgattcttcttttattgacatgtttttttttttgcaattcacAAAGATTGAGACAAAAGCACAAATATCCCCAAAGAAGCCCTAAtggaacctgtgccagaagctctggagtggccaaatcttttATTACcgtgttatttttcatttatgttGACAGGAACATGACATgttatttgaaattcattaagattcggaattttttatattcattaaatcagaaatgtcctcaaagaggccctggaGGAACCTGTTTCAGGTGctgtggagtggccacatctatggatattttatttattcttcctttatccgaattcaagaagattgaaacgtcgcacggtatgttttggacataaaacggaaatgtccccaaagaggccctcgtggaacctaTGCCTGGaaatctggagtggccacatctgtttgtaCCGGGGTTTTTCTTCTTATATTGACACGCTCTCTCGAGTTCACGAAGACtgatacgtcgcacggtatgtttctgacaaaaaacggaaatgtcctcaaagaagCCCTGACGGAACCTGTAAcaggtgctctggagtggcaaaatctattgaaatttagtttgtttttcctttattgacatgttctcccgaattcatgaagattgagacgtcgcacggtatgttttggacatgaaacggaaatgtgcccaaactggccctggcggaaccggctacgatgttccggaacggtccacttacagggtgtctactcgtttagcaaaatgaaattccctgatatttccaggttttttccaggttttataaaaataattccaggttcaagaaatactgtaattttatatgtctaaaacaaattaatgaacggaactttcaagtgcatcagtatgtgtcttcttgaaagtattttttgtaCAGATTATGTACCATTAATTTCCATCGGT
It contains:
- the LOC5569782 gene encoding MOB kinase activator-like 2 isoform X4, with protein sequence MGKARRKERDGDSNQGDTKLYLEEGVLERKLPDADLRLLVDLPAGLDYNEWLASHTLALFEHVNLVYGTISEFCTTSGCPDMTGPGTRMYLWFDEKGKKTRVAAPQYIDYVMTFTQKTVSDESIFPTKYANEFPSSFESIARKILRLLFHVIAHLYAAHFREVALLGLHAHLNLTFAHLTALHRRFNLIEPKETEVLRDLEIALRLTDDPVPSSGTSSTGSSTSQQQSLAAASSNSADSGSVSATSTATTASTGASASASASVMATGGAGGPCVENNNSSSSDSGVATLHSLIDGDATAQPICKQPLESGSVNNSHNVSSSNKEQMMQTCGPGGGGSGSSTGSVGVIGCGVGYGGGGSTQQTSNTQTTA